A genomic segment from Thermococcus sp. LS1 encodes:
- a CDS encoding S-layer protein, translated as MKVKKIAALAIGAAMVGATVGFASAQPTVPEIPKDFFVNADGTPNVKIVVGSNAAAMDVASAADIAVALGSLLYTTEQVEAQNAYVKIKAEYPPATLDEWTIYAYNFDTMTVDHNLTINGSENWATKYEELPGDYWYNGVGYNGTYTDWVGNFMVTTTIADKDKTGDEQLIDWHITLKNVQLSSKDPSTWDQSRPPKDADLIVTPGNVTVFVDYVLYNYTVSYTTEVRPAYPEWGVPAETATVTDWYIGDAENMAADGGTQVGVYSPGVAAGGTFTVFGETYYVLSVGNDTFTAGLDKGQAWYQVGQPQAIEGTDWIVTVLDISIIDQRALVVVKNAVTGQESDQMILEKDTPVDVFGDGAVILTLRDTFVGIDGHLIASIEAQVDVDTYTSGRTITYDGKTWEMTIKTDGTYITNITLTNLDTLEGNPVDIFGTYDLKYWFELKTLNEAAVGYDIDGNGTIDDVDRVVAYAYIALTEKEGTVSEVELSVGDNVLDTDYYVAGIYADQVMVKPVTSPITVMDYEVNLDDPGSNLILVGGPVANSVTQYLVDQGISQVDWYNSPGDIEYIQDALGGYDVVIVAGATRDETKAAAEALMEYLAGL; from the coding sequence ATGAAAGTGAAGAAGATCGCGGCCCTTGCAATTGGTGCCGCAATGGTTGGAGCCACCGTCGGCTTTGCCAGTGCCCAGCCGACCGTTCCGGAGATTCCGAAGGACTTCTTTGTTAACGCCGATGGAACCCCGAACGTTAAAATCGTTGTTGGAAGTAATGCTGCTGCCATGGACGTTGCCAGCGCCGCTGACATAGCCGTTGCCCTTGGAAGCCTGCTCTACACCACCGAGCAAGTCGAGGCCCAGAACGCTTACGTGAAGATCAAGGCCGAGTACCCACCCGCCACCCTCGATGAGTGGACCATCTACGCTTACAACTTTGACACCATGACTGTTGACCACAACCTCACCATCAACGGTAGCGAGAACTGGGCAACCAAGTACGAGGAGCTTCCGGGCGACTACTGGTACAATGGCGTTGGTTACAACGGTACTTACACTGACTGGGTGGGCAACTTCATGGTCACTACCACCATCGCCGACAAGGACAAGACCGGCGACGAGCAGCTCATCGACTGGCACATCACTCTCAAGAACGTCCAGCTCAGCTCCAAGGACCCGAGTACCTGGGACCAGAGCAGGCCGCCCAAGGACGCTGACCTTATAGTTACTCCGGGCAACGTCACCGTCTTCGTTGATTACGTCCTCTACAACTACACTGTCTCATACACCACTGAGGTCAGGCCAGCTTACCCAGAGTGGGGCGTCCCGGCTGAGACTGCAACTGTTACTGACTGGTACATCGGTGACGCTGAGAACATGGCCGCCGATGGTGGAACCCAGGTTGGTGTTTACAGCCCAGGTGTCGCTGCCGGTGGAACCTTCACCGTCTTCGGCGAGACATACTACGTCCTCAGCGTCGGAAACGACACCTTCACCGCAGGTCTCGATAAGGGTCAGGCCTGGTACCAGGTTGGCCAGCCGCAGGCCATCGAGGGCACTGACTGGATCGTCACCGTCCTTGACATAAGCATCATCGACCAGAGGGCCCTTGTCGTCGTTAAGAACGCCGTCACCGGCCAGGAGAGCGACCAGATGATCCTTGAGAAGGACACCCCAGTTGACGTCTTCGGAGACGGCGCAGTCATCCTCACTCTCAGGGACACCTTCGTCGGTATCGACGGCCACCTCATAGCCTCCATTGAGGCTCAGGTTGACGTCGACACTTACACCAGCGGTCGCACCATCACCTACGACGGCAAGACCTGGGAGATGACCATCAAGACCGACGGTACCTACATAACCAACATAACCCTCACAAACCTCGACACACTCGAGGGCAACCCAGTTGACATCTTCGGCACCTACGACCTCAAGTACTGGTTTGAGCTCAAGACCCTCAATGAGGCTGCTGTCGGCTACGACATCGACGGAAACGGTACCATCGACGACGTTGACCGCGTCGTTGCCTACGCATACATAGCCCTCACCGAGAAGGAGGGTACTGTCAGCGAGGTTGAGCTCAGCGTTGGCGACAACGTCCTTGACACCGACTACTACGTTGCCGGCATCTACGCCGACCAGGTAATGGTCAAGCCGGTCACCAGCCCGATAACCGTCATGGACTATGAGGTCAACCTTGACGACCCAGGAAGCAACCTCATCCTCGTTGGTGGTCCGGTTGCCAACAGCGTTACCCAGTACCTCGTCGATCAGGGCATCAGCCAGGTTGACTGGTACAACAGCCCAGGCGACATCGAGTACATCCAGGATGCCCTTGGCGGCTACGACGTCGTCATCGTCGCTGGCGCCACCAGGGACGAGACCAAGGCTGCCGCTGAGGCCCTTATGGAGTACCTCGCTGGCCTCTGA
- a CDS encoding thiamine-phosphate kinase: MEREIIELFMKHLKKQGDLPLGDDAGALRIGDEWLVATNDMLVRKTDVPDIMTPEQVGFKAVTMNVSDVAAMGARPIGFLFSLGVPRGFDGLYLEGVAKGIGKALEFYEIPVLSADTNEADDLIIDGMALGRTRRLLTRSGAKPGDLVCITGDIGRSLAGLLVWKNDLDVSLSTKEILYEKLLEPKARVKEGIRLGNYANAAIDISDGLAKELHLMAEMSGVRIEVDASKLPIMEEVFEVAELLRRDPLEIALASGEEFELVFTVPPEYTEELDFDFTVIGSVHKGAGVFITTEEKRMEMPSLGWEHLDSR, encoded by the coding sequence ATGGAGCGCGAAATCATCGAACTCTTCATGAAACATCTCAAAAAGCAAGGCGATCTGCCACTCGGCGATGATGCAGGAGCACTAAGGATCGGTGATGAATGGCTGGTGGCGACAAACGACATGCTCGTGAGGAAGACGGACGTTCCAGATATAATGACGCCTGAACAGGTTGGCTTTAAGGCCGTGACGATGAACGTGAGCGATGTCGCGGCTATGGGGGCGAGACCAATAGGCTTTCTTTTCTCTTTAGGTGTTCCCCGAGGCTTTGATGGGTTATATCTTGAGGGAGTGGCGAAGGGAATAGGAAAGGCCCTTGAGTTCTACGAGATTCCCGTCCTAAGCGCCGATACCAACGAGGCAGATGATCTGATAATAGACGGAATGGCACTCGGAAGAACCAGGCGCCTGCTAACAAGGAGCGGAGCAAAGCCGGGAGACTTGGTCTGCATCACCGGGGATATCGGCAGGTCGCTGGCAGGACTCCTCGTATGGAAGAACGATCTCGACGTTTCGCTCTCGACGAAAGAGATCCTCTACGAGAAGCTCCTTGAGCCTAAAGCTAGGGTGAAGGAGGGAATTAGGCTAGGAAATTACGCAAACGCGGCCATAGACATCAGTGACGGCCTTGCCAAGGAGCTCCACCTCATGGCAGAGATGAGCGGTGTTAGGATAGAGGTAGATGCTTCAAAACTCCCCATAATGGAGGAGGTTTTTGAAGTGGCCGAACTGCTCAGGAGGGATCCCCTCGAAATAGCCCTTGCTAGCGGTGAGGAGTTTGAGCTGGTTTTCACTGTTCCCCCGGAATACACCGAGGAACTGGATTTCGACTTCACAGTCATAGGTAGCGTCCATAAAGGAGCCGGAGTGTTCATTACCACTGAGGAAAAACGGATGGAAATGCCCTCCCTAGGCTGGGAACACCTTGATAGCCGTTGA
- a CDS encoding polysaccharide deacetylase family protein, translated as MLVSITFDVEHDCPPYLTTTRGMKEGLPKLLDLMAEKKIRATFFFTAEMAKRFPELVRRVIDEGHELGSHNYNHERLDKLSRDEGRKAIEKSLKVLRKFGEVVSFRAPNLQFPNYYYDILEKNGILVDSSKARYKGYRDGVRFFGSVLEVPASTTSSVIRLPWGVQKLIHAKLSEPKIYFAHPWEFVPMQKEKIRFDCKFNTGDKAIELLGKLIDYYKSQGAEFLAMREYYDRYQKLKRK; from the coding sequence ATGCTGGTTTCGATAACCTTCGACGTTGAGCATGACTGCCCGCCGTACCTAACGACAACGAGGGGAATGAAGGAAGGCCTGCCAAAGCTTCTGGACCTTATGGCTGAGAAAAAAATCAGAGCCACATTCTTTTTCACGGCCGAGATGGCGAAGCGCTTTCCAGAGTTGGTCAGGCGAGTGATTGATGAGGGTCACGAGCTAGGCAGCCACAACTACAACCACGAGAGGCTGGATAAGCTATCCAGAGACGAAGGAAGAAAGGCCATAGAGAAATCTCTCAAGGTTCTCAGGAAGTTTGGCGAAGTAGTCTCCTTCAGGGCACCCAATCTGCAGTTCCCAAATTACTATTATGATATACTGGAAAAGAACGGCATCTTAGTTGACTCCTCCAAGGCAAGGTACAAGGGCTACCGAGACGGGGTCAGGTTCTTTGGAAGCGTACTTGAAGTCCCGGCATCGACGACTTCTTCCGTTATAAGGCTCCCCTGGGGCGTCCAGAAGCTCATACATGCAAAACTAAGCGAACCAAAGATTTACTTTGCCCATCCCTGGGAATTCGTGCCGATGCAGAAGGAAAAGATAAGGTTTGATTGTAAATTCAACACGGGCGATAAAGCTATAGAGCTACTCGGAAAGCTGATCGATTACTACAAGAGCCAGGGCGCCGAATTTTTGGCGATGCGTGAGTACTACGATAGATACCAAAAGCTTAAACGGAAGTAA
- the amrS gene encoding AmmeMemoRadiSam system radical SAM enzyme, translating into MREAMYWEPLEGGRVRCRLCPLNCIINDGQGGSCRIRKNMGGKLYTLNYGKISSMASDPVEKKPLFHFWPGSCAFSIGTVGCNMHCKHCQNWEISQADESFPYIRNVFPPEVVELAKRYGCESIAYTYNDPVIWYEFVLDTAKIARREGLNNILVTNGYISEEPFRELAPYIDAMNIDIKAFSDEFYMKIASVPSGEPSKRIAEIAKKEFGIHVEITYLIIPTLNDREKEIRAFARWVVESLGDDTPVHFSRFFPHYKLTHLPPTPLETIEMAYRVAKEEGLKFVYTGNVPGHEGENTYCPRCGKPLIVRWGFKITEYHVKDGKCEYCGEPIPIVGTYMKKRYDWMWW; encoded by the coding sequence ATGAGAGAAGCGATGTACTGGGAGCCCCTAGAGGGGGGCAGGGTGAGATGCCGTTTATGCCCGCTTAACTGCATCATCAACGATGGCCAGGGGGGCTCCTGCAGGATAAGGAAGAACATGGGTGGAAAGCTCTATACACTTAACTATGGAAAGATTTCATCAATGGCATCCGACCCTGTTGAGAAGAAGCCCCTATTCCATTTCTGGCCTGGTTCCTGCGCATTCTCGATCGGAACCGTCGGCTGCAACATGCACTGCAAGCACTGCCAGAACTGGGAGATAAGCCAGGCAGATGAGAGCTTCCCATATATACGGAACGTTTTTCCTCCCGAGGTAGTTGAATTAGCCAAGCGCTACGGCTGTGAGAGCATAGCGTACACCTACAATGATCCCGTAATCTGGTACGAGTTTGTGCTAGACACTGCAAAGATAGCGCGGAGAGAAGGCCTGAACAACATCCTCGTCACCAATGGCTACATCAGCGAGGAGCCGTTCAGGGAACTGGCGCCGTATATTGACGCTATGAATATTGACATAAAGGCCTTCAGTGATGAGTTCTACATGAAGATAGCCAGCGTACCGAGCGGTGAGCCCAGCAAGAGAATCGCTGAGATAGCCAAGAAAGAATTCGGAATTCACGTCGAGATTACCTACCTCATAATCCCGACGCTGAATGACCGGGAAAAGGAGATAAGGGCCTTCGCCCGGTGGGTCGTCGAGAGCCTCGGTGACGATACGCCCGTTCACTTCTCGCGCTTCTTCCCGCACTACAAGCTGACTCACCTTCCGCCAACACCGCTCGAGACCATCGAGATGGCATATCGCGTGGCAAAGGAAGAGGGATTGAAGTTCGTCTATACTGGCAACGTGCCCGGACACGAAGGGGAGAACACCTACTGCCCGAGGTGTGGCAAACCTTTAATAGTCCGCTGGGGATTCAAAATCACCGAGTACCACGTGAAGGACGGGAAGTGTGAGTACTGCGGTGAACCGATTCCGATAGTTGGTACTTACATGAAAAAGCGATATGATTGGATGTGGTGGTGA
- a CDS encoding TIGR00375 family protein, whose amino-acid sequence MLVDADLHIHSRYSKAVSKLMTIPMLAENARFKGLGLVGTGDILNPKWEEELLKYTEKIDEGTYERKGIRFLLTTEVEDNKRVHHVLIFPSIDAIREMREALRPYSNDIDTEGRPHLNLSAAEIADIANELGVLIGPAHAFTPWTALYKEYNSLKEAYQGAKIHFLELGLSADSEMADRIKAHHGLTYLSNSDAHSPMPHRLGREFNRFNIKEATFEEVRKAILKRGGRRIVLNAGLDPRLGKYHLTACSRCYAKYSPEEAKAFKWKCPKCGGRIKKGVHDRILELADTEERPKDRPPYLRLAPLAEIIAMVIGKGVETKAVKAIWERFLKEFGSEIKVLVDVPIESLAEVHEDVAKAVWAYRKGKLIVIPGGGGKYGEIRLPEEIRKARIDELESVEVKVPKEEYKPKQTSLMKFLKK is encoded by the coding sequence ATGCTGGTTGATGCGGACCTTCATATTCACTCGAGGTACTCGAAGGCGGTCTCGAAGCTAATGACCATTCCGATGCTGGCGGAAAATGCACGCTTCAAGGGACTCGGTCTGGTGGGCACGGGAGACATCTTGAACCCTAAGTGGGAGGAGGAGCTTCTGAAGTACACCGAAAAGATTGATGAGGGAACCTACGAGAGAAAGGGAATCCGCTTTCTGCTAACGACGGAGGTCGAGGACAATAAGAGAGTCCACCACGTTCTCATCTTTCCGAGCATCGATGCCATTCGCGAGATGCGGGAGGCGCTGAGACCATATTCAAACGATATCGACACCGAGGGAAGGCCGCACCTCAACCTTTCGGCCGCTGAAATAGCTGACATTGCGAACGAGCTCGGCGTTCTAATCGGCCCGGCCCATGCTTTTACCCCATGGACAGCACTCTACAAGGAGTACAACAGCCTGAAGGAGGCCTATCAGGGGGCCAAAATCCACTTCCTCGAGCTCGGCCTTTCCGCTGATTCTGAGATGGCAGATAGAATAAAAGCCCATCACGGACTCACCTACCTCAGCAATTCAGACGCCCACTCACCGATGCCACACCGACTCGGAAGAGAGTTCAACCGCTTCAATATCAAAGAGGCCACCTTTGAGGAGGTCAGAAAAGCCATCTTGAAGCGCGGAGGAAGGAGAATAGTCCTCAACGCCGGGCTTGATCCGAGGCTCGGGAAGTACCATTTAACCGCCTGTTCTCGCTGCTACGCCAAGTATTCACCAGAGGAAGCCAAAGCCTTCAAATGGAAGTGTCCCAAGTGCGGCGGGAGGATAAAGAAGGGTGTCCACGACAGAATTCTCGAGCTGGCGGATACAGAAGAAAGGCCCAAAGACAGGCCGCCCTACCTGAGGCTTGCCCCGCTGGCTGAGATAATAGCGATGGTAATCGGCAAAGGTGTCGAGACGAAGGCCGTGAAGGCCATCTGGGAGCGCTTTTTGAAGGAGTTCGGAAGCGAGATTAAAGTCCTCGTTGACGTGCCTATCGAGAGTCTCGCGGAGGTTCACGAGGATGTGGCAAAAGCGGTCTGGGCCTACAGGAAGGGCAAGCTGATAGTGATCCCCGGTGGAGGCGGAAAGTACGGAGAGATAAGACTGCCCGAGGAAATAAGAAAGGCTAGAATAGACGAGCTGGAGAGTGTTGAGGTGAAAGTGCCGAAGGAAGAATACAAGCCGAAGCAGACTTCGCTGATGAAATTTTTGAAAAAGTAA
- a CDS encoding ferritin family protein, which produces MTSPLYKTKEREKAKFKRILEALSQLNTKELMAHWIDQEVKEAEMYYKLYTMSKEVNWDERVPKLFFSMYKDCLGHAETLLKLYRTMYPGEEVVKVNAPALEVELSEDRLREMVFKGNLRDILEYLMGTEKIAHDVYSYLADHTSDEKARATLIWLAEIENGHYEKLRRLYVTLFGDYPEEEEE; this is translated from the coding sequence ATGACCAGTCCCCTTTACAAAACGAAAGAAAGAGAAAAAGCCAAATTTAAAAGAATTCTCGAAGCACTTTCCCAGCTCAATACCAAGGAGCTCATGGCTCATTGGATAGATCAGGAAGTGAAGGAGGCTGAAATGTACTACAAGCTCTACACAATGAGCAAAGAGGTCAACTGGGACGAGCGGGTTCCAAAGCTTTTCTTCAGTATGTATAAAGACTGCCTGGGACACGCCGAAACACTGCTAAAACTGTACCGTACTATGTATCCAGGCGAGGAAGTTGTTAAGGTTAATGCCCCCGCCCTAGAGGTTGAGCTGTCTGAAGATCGTCTTAGGGAGATGGTGTTTAAGGGAAACCTCCGGGATATTCTCGAGTACCTAATGGGTACCGAGAAAATTGCACACGACGTTTATAGCTACCTGGCGGATCACACTTCCGATGAAAAAGCAAGAGCAACTCTCATTTGGCTGGCGGAGATTGAGAATGGACACTACGAAAAGTTGAGAAGGCTCTATGTGACACTCTTCGGAGATTACCCCGAAGAGGAAGAAGAATGA
- a CDS encoding glycosyltransferase family 4 protein, with product MESLKIAIASDWFFPKIGGIETHMDELARNLLKAGHEPYVITHDYRHLKPYGDGFPYPVRRFPASIYVKSHHISVGPGQLWKINKFYKEVDFDITHVHSIYSPFSIAVANLSKGIRGVPVVATNHSFYGNPRIDPILGPMLRYHLRRIDSFIAVSTPVAEDTKHLLGNKLNGRPVVVVPNGIDVEKWRPPEPEERERARKALGLSDEIVLFYIGRMTERKQAHRLPFVISSAIKLSGIDKRRIRLIAIGNGVMRPKLEENLQVTGLAERTTLFDFMPREKVMEFYWAADIVLMPGMLEAFPMVGLEASATGRTIVGRNESGLSDLIVDGVTGFLGNSEEELGQKLAQVLMNEDLIEKMGREARKRAEKEFSWDIILKKLLRVYRVTMESADGTDKRYLLYKLIRRSS from the coding sequence ATGGAAAGCCTTAAAATCGCAATAGCCTCCGACTGGTTTTTTCCTAAAATCGGTGGAATCGAGACCCATATGGATGAGCTCGCCCGTAACCTCCTCAAGGCCGGTCACGAGCCCTATGTCATTACTCATGACTATCGCCATCTGAAACCTTACGGGGATGGCTTTCCATATCCCGTTAGGAGGTTCCCAGCGTCCATTTACGTGAAGAGTCATCACATCAGCGTGGGTCCCGGCCAGCTGTGGAAGATAAACAAGTTCTATAAGGAGGTTGACTTCGATATAACTCACGTCCACAGCATCTATTCCCCATTTTCAATAGCCGTCGCCAACCTATCTAAGGGTATCCGAGGAGTTCCAGTCGTTGCCACGAACCACTCCTTCTACGGGAATCCCAGGATCGATCCGATTCTGGGTCCTATGCTAAGGTATCACCTGAGGAGGATCGATTCCTTCATCGCCGTAAGCACCCCTGTGGCCGAGGACACGAAGCATCTGCTCGGAAATAAGCTGAACGGTAGGCCAGTGGTCGTCGTTCCAAACGGCATCGATGTCGAAAAATGGAGGCCTCCGGAGCCAGAGGAGAGGGAGAGAGCCAGAAAAGCCCTTGGACTTTCCGATGAGATAGTCCTCTTTTACATAGGCAGGATGACGGAGAGAAAACAGGCCCACAGGCTGCCCTTCGTCATCTCCTCGGCCATCAAGCTTTCGGGGATCGACAAGAGGAGGATACGGCTGATAGCGATCGGAAACGGTGTTATGAGACCTAAACTCGAGGAAAATCTCCAAGTAACTGGACTGGCCGAACGCACAACGCTCTTCGACTTCATGCCGAGAGAGAAGGTAATGGAGTTCTACTGGGCGGCAGATATAGTGCTGATGCCCGGAATGCTTGAAGCGTTCCCGATGGTGGGTCTCGAGGCGTCGGCGACAGGGAGAACAATAGTTGGTAGGAACGAGAGCGGGTTGTCGGACCTTATAGTGGACGGCGTCACAGGATTCCTTGGAAACAGTGAGGAAGAGCTTGGACAGAAGCTTGCGCAGGTTCTCATGAACGAGGACCTCATAGAAAAGATGGGAAGGGAGGCCAGGAAACGTGCGGAAAAGGAGTTCTCCTGGGATATCATACTTAAAAAGCTCCTGAGGGTTTACAGAGTCACGATGGAGAGTGCCGATGGAACTGACAAAAGATACCTGCTGTACAAACTCATCAGGAGGAGCAGCTGA
- a CDS encoding radical SAM protein yields the protein MIVAIIDGYTDEPAGLGVPPYLGIYPRYAYGAIKKARKDVSVFYLTIDDLRATFEGEKGVATKNKTPNFPKAREILERAGVIIYIGGLHTPGKYLSAVPSQVEEVARFLKPFKGVKILGGPAFMGSAHQGGIKITSRELMLAQAVFDHIVYGDLEAFLYDFFRNPREADPFRFRTYDELRDYALLGAEVVTQFPDFPDFVIVEIETQRGCPKAMGIGGCSFCTEPVRYRKVEDRPIKDIVREVEVLYNLGVRHFRVGRQSCIFSYMAKPNGRVPIPNPQAIEKLFRGIRLVAPDLKTLHVDNANPAVIANYPEESRRIAKALIEYGTPGNVVAFGLESADPKVAKLNNLNATAEETYEAVKLLNEVGGKRGYNGMPWLLPGINVLFGLPGETKKSYELTFQFLKKLLDDGLMVRRINIRQVVVFPGTPLWHMRNRVKTEKHKKLIQHYKYKIRHEIDLPMLKRVVPVGTVLRDVRAEVYDNGLTYGRQIGSYPLIVGIPKEVELNRFYDVLIVDHGFRSITGIPVPINVNRESPKVLQYIPGIGKKRVVKILSRRPFRDEKEFFNVVGDEGKRILKDLINL from the coding sequence ATGATAGTTGCTATCATCGATGGCTATACCGATGAGCCGGCTGGATTGGGTGTTCCCCCGTACCTTGGTATATACCCGCGCTACGCCTATGGTGCCATTAAAAAGGCACGTAAAGACGTTAGCGTGTTCTATTTAACCATAGATGACCTTCGGGCAACATTTGAGGGCGAAAAGGGAGTTGCCACTAAAAACAAGACCCCAAATTTCCCAAAGGCGAGAGAGATACTCGAAAGGGCTGGCGTTATAATCTACATCGGGGGTCTCCACACTCCGGGTAAGTATCTCTCAGCTGTCCCATCTCAGGTTGAAGAGGTTGCCCGGTTCCTAAAGCCCTTTAAAGGAGTTAAAATACTCGGCGGGCCAGCTTTCATGGGTTCTGCCCACCAGGGTGGGATAAAGATAACCTCGCGGGAGCTGATGTTGGCTCAGGCGGTCTTTGACCACATTGTTTACGGTGACTTGGAGGCTTTTCTCTATGATTTCTTCAGGAACCCCAGAGAAGCCGACCCTTTCAGGTTTCGAACCTATGACGAGCTTCGCGATTACGCCCTCCTGGGTGCAGAGGTCGTAACGCAATTTCCCGACTTTCCAGATTTCGTCATAGTTGAGATTGAGACCCAGCGTGGCTGTCCAAAGGCTATGGGCATAGGCGGCTGCTCCTTCTGCACGGAGCCTGTGAGATATAGAAAGGTTGAGGACAGACCCATTAAGGATATTGTGAGGGAAGTTGAAGTTCTCTATAACCTTGGCGTGAGGCACTTCCGCGTTGGCAGGCAGAGCTGCATCTTCTCCTATATGGCAAAGCCGAACGGTCGCGTTCCAATACCCAACCCCCAAGCCATTGAAAAACTCTTCCGAGGAATCCGCTTAGTCGCTCCCGACCTAAAAACCCTCCACGTGGACAACGCGAATCCTGCTGTTATAGCCAACTATCCGGAGGAGAGCAGGAGGATAGCGAAGGCGCTCATCGAGTATGGTACTCCTGGAAACGTCGTGGCCTTCGGACTTGAGAGTGCTGACCCAAAGGTGGCCAAACTCAACAACCTGAACGCCACCGCTGAGGAAACCTACGAGGCGGTTAAGTTGCTCAATGAAGTTGGGGGAAAGAGGGGCTACAATGGAATGCCATGGCTCCTCCCAGGGATAAACGTACTCTTTGGTCTTCCGGGAGAGACAAAGAAGAGCTACGAGCTGACTTTCCAGTTTCTCAAAAAGCTCCTCGACGATGGTCTGATGGTCAGGCGCATAAACATACGTCAGGTGGTTGTCTTCCCCGGAACTCCTCTCTGGCATATGAGAAATAGAGTAAAGACCGAGAAGCACAAGAAGCTCATCCAGCACTACAAGTACAAGATAAGGCATGAAATCGATCTTCCGATGCTTAAGAGGGTCGTGCCCGTTGGAACGGTTCTCAGGGACGTTAGGGCTGAGGTTTACGACAACGGCCTTACGTACGGCAGACAGATAGGGAGCTATCCACTGATAGTTGGCATTCCTAAAGAAGTCGAGCTCAACAGGTTTTACGATGTTTTAATAGTAGATCACGGCTTTAGAAGCATAACAGGCATCCCGGTGCCCATAAATGTGAACCGGGAGAGCCCCAAGGTTCTTCAGTACATTCCTGGTATAGGTAAGAAGAGAGTTGTGAAGATTCTGTCCAGGAGACCTTTCAGAGATGAAAAGGAATTCTTTAATGTGGTTGGGGATGAGGGAAAAAGAATACTGAAAGATTTAATCAACCTGTAG
- a CDS encoding lysylphosphatidylglycerol synthase transmembrane domain-containing protein produces MFENIAASTEQYLTLIGEIPLHYLALALFTYYISVVLYAIRWKLVLRGMGKEVPLFELVKAILASIFMNNITPMSRSGGELLRITWISRRSKVPVGISTVSIIYERILETVPVFVLFLIGMLYFSAMPDVLFLIGIAGVAAIWIKWDSFVSLSLKIFKTSVSEEEMKKILSLRDRHNITLAGILLSSAVWILDVARLKLITLAFGFDLSLSLIAVISIANLLLGLVAFTPGGIGIIEGGLVGTLTHFGIPVGFAVSITLLERFVSYVLSSLVGFIVLLTSGGREVWKALKSQ; encoded by the coding sequence ATGTTCGAGAACATCGCCGCATCAACTGAGCAGTACCTAACCCTCATTGGAGAAATTCCCCTGCATTACTTAGCCCTGGCACTCTTCACATACTACATAAGCGTCGTGCTCTACGCCATCCGCTGGAAGCTCGTCCTCAGGGGCATGGGGAAAGAGGTCCCGCTCTTCGAGCTGGTAAAAGCCATTCTGGCGTCCATATTTATGAACAACATAACACCCATGAGTCGCAGCGGCGGTGAACTGCTGAGGATTACCTGGATAAGCAGGAGGAGCAAGGTTCCCGTGGGAATATCCACGGTGAGTATAATATACGAGCGCATCCTCGAGACAGTGCCAGTTTTTGTCCTGTTTCTGATTGGAATGCTCTACTTCTCAGCCATGCCGGATGTTCTGTTCCTGATAGGAATCGCCGGCGTTGCGGCAATATGGATTAAATGGGACTCCTTCGTGAGCCTCTCCCTCAAGATTTTCAAGACTTCCGTGAGCGAGGAGGAGATGAAGAAAATCCTCTCCCTTAGAGACCGCCACAACATAACCCTGGCAGGAATCCTTCTCAGCTCCGCCGTCTGGATACTCGACGTCGCAAGGCTCAAGCTCATAACACTAGCCTTTGGATTTGACCTGAGCTTGAGCCTGATCGCGGTTATCTCCATAGCCAACCTGCTCCTGGGCCTTGTGGCCTTTACTCCCGGGGGCATTGGCATCATCGAAGGGGGTCTTGTTGGAACGCTAACCCACTTCGGCATTCCGGTAGGCTTCGCAGTTTCCATAACTCTACTGGAGCGTTTCGTTTCCTACGTGCTCAGCAGCCTCGTGGGATTCATCGTACTGCTAACGTCCGGAGGGCGAGAGGTATGGAAAGCCTTAAAATCGCAATAG